In bacterium, the following are encoded in one genomic region:
- a CDS encoding TIGR00266 family protein — protein MNAMHEIDYKIFGEDLQYVEVELDPQEAVVAEAGAMMYMEDGVEMETIFGDGSAQSQGGGLMGALMGAGKRLLTGESLFMTVFQNRAAEKRRVAFAAPYPGRIVPVHLAELGGELIVQKDAFLAAAKGVSIGIAFQKRLGVGFFGGEGFIMERLQGDGWAFVHAGGMLTERHLGAREVLRVDTGCIVGFQPSVAYDIQMVRGVKSAIFGGEGLFFATLQGPGRIWLQSLPFSRMASRIVAAVPGISGRGAREEGSVLGGLGGLLGGDR, from the coding sequence GCGGTCGTCGCCGAGGCGGGCGCGATGATGTACATGGAGGACGGCGTCGAGATGGAGACCATCTTCGGCGACGGCTCCGCGCAGTCGCAGGGCGGCGGCCTCATGGGCGCGCTCATGGGCGCCGGCAAGCGCCTGCTCACTGGCGAGTCGCTCTTCATGACCGTCTTCCAGAACCGCGCCGCCGAGAAGCGCCGCGTCGCCTTCGCCGCGCCGTATCCGGGCCGGATCGTCCCTGTGCACCTGGCCGAGCTCGGCGGCGAGCTGATCGTCCAGAAGGACGCCTTCCTCGCCGCCGCCAAGGGGGTGAGCATCGGCATCGCCTTCCAGAAGCGCCTTGGCGTCGGCTTCTTCGGGGGAGAGGGGTTCATCATGGAGCGGCTGCAGGGCGACGGCTGGGCCTTCGTCCACGCCGGCGGGATGCTCACCGAGCGCCACCTCGGCGCCCGCGAGGTCCTGCGCGTCGACACCGGCTGCATCGTCGGCTTCCAGCCGTCCGTCGCCTACGACATCCAGATGGTCCGGGGGGTGAAGTCGGCGATCTTCGGGGGGGAGGGGCTGTTCTTCGCGACCCTGCAGGGTCCCGGGCGGATCTGGCTGCAGTCGCTGCCGTTCTCGCGGATGGCCAGCCGGATCGTCGCCGCCGTGCCGGGGATCTCCGGCCGCGGGGCGCGGGAGGAGGGTTCGGTCCTCGGCGGCCTGGGCGGCCTGCTGGGGGGAGATCGCTAG